CGCGATGCGTCAGCAACTCGACCGCGCCCGTCAAATGCTCGGCGCGCAGTTCGACATGAAGTCGTTCGACACGCCGGCGCGCCGCGCTCAGATGCTCGACGGTCTGATCGAGCAACGCGTACTGGCCGATGAAACACAGCGCCTGCATCTGACCGCGTCGGACGACGCTGTGCGCCGTGTGCTGATGAACGATCCGGTGATCTCGTCGCTGAAGAATCCTGACGGCACGATCGACGTCGACCGCTACAAGCAGTTGCTCGCCATGCAGGGCATGACGCCCGACCAGTACGACGAACGCGTGCGCTACAGCATCGCCACGCAGCAGTTGCCGGCCAGCATTCAAGGCAGCGCCTTCACGTCGAAAACGCTTGCACAGCATCTGACCGAACTCGCGGAACAACAGCGCGAAGTGCAGGGCATCGCGTTCCATCCGCGCGACTACGCCGCGAAGGTGCAGCCCACCGACGCGCAACTGCAAGCTTATTACGACGCGCATCGCAACGAATTCGCCACGCCGGCTACGGCCACGATCCAGTATCTCGTCATGTCGCCGGCAACGCTCGCCGCATCCGCGCTGCCGAGCGACGCCGATCTGAAGAAGTACTACGACGACAACATCGCGCACTATCGGACTGACGGTCAGGTGCGTGCGAGCCACATCCTGATCGCGGCGCCGAAAGACGCGAGTGCGGCCGACAAGGCCAAGGCCAAGCAGAAGGCCGAAGAGTTGCTCGCGCAGATCAAGGCGCATCCGGACCAGTTCGCGCAGATCGCGCAGCAGAATTCGCAGGACCCGGGTTCGGCGTCGAAGGGCGGCGATCTGGGTTACTTCGGCCCCGGCATGATCGCGGGCGGCCAGGCGTTCGACGACGCCGTGTTCGCGCTGAAGAAAGACGAAGTCAGCGGCATCGTGCAGACCGACTTCGGTTATCACATCGTCAAGGTGACGGACGTGAAGCCGGCGGTCACGAAGCCGTTCGACGAAGTGAAAGATCAGATCTCGAAAGACTTGAAGACGCAGTTGGCCAGCAAGGCATTCACCGACGATTCGGAAGGCTTCACGTCGATCGTCTATGAAAAAGCGAAGAGCCTTCAGCCGGCCGCCGACAAGTACAAGCTGCAAGTGCAGACCGCCACGGTTACGCCGCAGCCGGATCCGAAGCTCGCGCCTGACAGCCCGCTGAACAACGCGAAGTTCCTCGCCGCGGTGTTCGCGAACGACGCCACGACGGCACGCAACAACACGC
The nucleotide sequence above comes from Paraburkholderia aromaticivorans. Encoded proteins:
- a CDS encoding SurA N-terminal domain-containing protein, which produces MLDFFRNHKRLMMFMLILVIVPGLGFVGIQGFRGFFDESANVASVNGHKITRAEYDNAMRQQLDRARQMLGAQFDMKSFDTPARRAQMLDGLIEQRVLADETQRLHLTASDDAVRRVLMNDPVISSLKNPDGTIDVDRYKQLLAMQGMTPDQYDERVRYSIATQQLPASIQGSAFTSKTLAQHLTELAEQQREVQGIAFHPRDYAAKVQPTDAQLQAYYDAHRNEFATPATATIQYLVMSPATLAASALPSDADLKKYYDDNIAHYRTDGQVRASHILIAAPKDASAADKAKAKQKAEELLAQIKAHPDQFAQIAQQNSQDPGSASKGGDLGYFGPGMIAGGQAFDDAVFALKKDEVSGIVQTDFGYHIVKVTDVKPAVTKPFDEVKDQISKDLKTQLASKAFTDDSEGFTSIVYEKAKSLQPAADKYKLQVQTATVTPQPDPKLAPDSPLNNAKFLAAVFANDATTARNNTQAIDAGANTLIAARVTDYKAAAVPALDAVKDAVRQKVIAVQSNETAHKDGVAKLAEFEKSKATTGFSSPLKVSRNDAQGVPPAALSAIYKADAQKLPAYVGVDLGDDGYAIYRVNAVVAGTTVDPQRLAAAQQQIAQVDAQSEAEAYVEALRARSKVKFYGSLDSSNAQASGE